Proteins encoded together in one Halalkaliarchaeum sp. AArc-CO window:
- a CDS encoding DUF106 domain-containing protein, producing MSRIERRVRKLVADDEMRDAVEIVLERAEDGELKWIDVREDLTSGQWGRLIEQEILVDGEEGFELADPEATRDGLEEDENEFTSGSDVDVPDTTSWTQWDKGALVATLLFFVGYTWGPIRDLIGNAVHLLLGPVNNVLPFYAVIMVIALATGLYSTLLRAALMDMDKMSKYQERMKDIQDRRKQAKEAGDDEALDAIQEEQMEAMSDQLGMFKEQFRPMVWIMFLTIPAFLWMYWMVGFRGSDAHGTFESIVIPIAGTVEWTTGLIGPIQIWIIWYFLCSMAFTQIIQKSLNIQMSPSTS from the coding sequence GAACGCGCCGAGGACGGGGAACTAAAGTGGATCGACGTCCGCGAGGACCTCACCAGCGGTCAGTGGGGTCGCCTCATCGAGCAGGAGATCCTGGTCGACGGGGAAGAAGGGTTCGAACTCGCCGATCCGGAGGCGACCCGAGACGGCCTCGAGGAGGACGAAAACGAGTTCACGTCGGGCAGCGACGTGGACGTCCCGGACACGACCTCCTGGACGCAGTGGGACAAAGGCGCCCTCGTGGCGACGCTTTTGTTCTTCGTCGGCTACACGTGGGGTCCGATCCGCGATCTGATCGGCAACGCGGTCCATCTGCTTTTGGGTCCGGTCAACAACGTCCTGCCCTTCTATGCGGTGATCATGGTAATCGCGCTCGCGACCGGGCTCTACTCCACCCTGCTTCGGGCAGCGCTCATGGATATGGACAAGATGTCGAAGTACCAGGAACGGATGAAAGACATCCAGGACCGCCGCAAGCAGGCCAAGGAGGCAGGCGACGACGAGGCGCTCGACGCCATCCAGGAGGAACAGATGGAAGCGATGTCCGATCAGCTGGGAATGTTCAAAGAGCAGTTCCGGCCGATGGTGTGGATCATGTTCCTCACCATCCCGGCGTTCCTGTGGATGTACTGGATGGTCGGATTCCGCGGCAGCGACGCACACGGCACGTTCGAGTCAATCGTCATCCCGATTGCAGGCACCGTCGAGTGGACGACCGGCCTCATCGGCCCGATTCAGATCTGGATCATCTGGTACTTCCTGTGCTCGATGGCGTTCACCCAGATCATTCAAAAGAGCCTCAACATCCAGATGTCCCCGTCGACCTCGTGA
- a CDS encoding CBS domain-containing protein has translation MQDILVGRLMSSPVRTVSPDTLVEDAANVMLDEGIGSVVVADEDNQLCGILTSTDFVQIVAERKPKDQTPVEKYMTTGVLTASAQDPIVEAAETMIENDIHHLPVVSDVDGVIGIVTTTDLAAYVSNLEPATA, from the coding sequence ATGCAAGACATTCTCGTGGGACGCTTGATGTCATCGCCCGTTCGAACGGTCTCCCCGGATACCCTCGTAGAGGACGCCGCGAACGTGATGCTCGATGAGGGCATCGGTTCCGTCGTCGTTGCCGACGAGGACAACCAACTGTGTGGCATCCTCACGTCGACCGACTTCGTCCAGATCGTGGCCGAACGGAAGCCGAAAGATCAAACGCCCGTAGAGAAGTACATGACGACCGGCGTACTTACTGCGAGCGCACAAGACCCGATCGTCGAGGCCGCGGAAACGATGATCGAAAACGACATCCACCACCTCCCGGTCGTGAGCGACGTCGACGGTGTCATCGGCATCGTCACGACGACGGATCTCGCCGCCTACGTCTCGAA